A single Watersipora subatra chromosome 7, tzWatSuba1.1, whole genome shotgun sequence DNA region contains:
- the LOC137399926 gene encoding protein max-like isoform X2, with translation MEDDTQSSREDDDEDIANLFDVVISDPSPANRRAHHNALERRRRDLIKASFHSLQVGVPNITDNKASRAQILKKATSYITMMKDKISKIQYEINMMKEGQKTLEQQASRAEGGLTCYR, from the exons ATGGAGGATGATACACAGAGCTCACGCGAGGACGATGATGAAGATATCGCTAACCTGTTTGATGTCGTCATTTCGGATCCCTCTCctgcaa ATAGGCGAGCTCACCACAATGCCTTGGAGAGAAGAAGGAGGGACCTAATAAAAGCTAGCTTCCACAGCCTTCAAGTGGGCGTACCCAACATTACTGACAACAAG GCATCTAGGGCACAGATTCTCAAAAAAGCTACTAGTTATATTACAATGATGAAAGACAAGATATCTAAGATTCAGTATGAGATAAATATGATGAAAGAGGGACAAAAGACATTGGAGCAACAAG